A single genomic interval of uncultured Desulfobacter sp. harbors:
- a CDS encoding TIGR00725 family protein: MSLAFDLENNLIDLRSARIFSPENRTWEELDTIPAELVPVSETDAVTRLQQQGGRCRVPVGILGGKKASEEQLADALGLGTLIGQMGLTLICGGRQGVMEAACKGATEAGGICVGLLPDENPDTANPYVTIPLATGIGVARNAILTRAALCLVAVGGGYGTLSEIAFGLQFEKRVFGLSGAPNIPGMFPCRSPKEAAAGIARVVLNLP; this comes from the coding sequence ATGTCACTGGCGTTTGATTTAGAAAACAACCTTATTGATCTGCGCTCGGCACGGATCTTCTCCCCGGAGAATCGGACCTGGGAAGAGCTTGACACCATTCCGGCGGAACTTGTTCCGGTCTCGGAAACGGATGCGGTCACCCGGCTGCAGCAACAGGGCGGCCGGTGCCGGGTCCCGGTGGGCATTCTGGGCGGCAAAAAGGCGTCGGAAGAACAGCTTGCAGATGCGTTGGGATTGGGAACCCTCATCGGCCAGATGGGGCTGACCCTGATCTGCGGCGGGCGTCAGGGTGTGATGGAAGCCGCCTGCAAGGGAGCAACGGAGGCCGGCGGAATCTGTGTGGGCCTGCTGCCCGATGAAAATCCCGATACAGCCAATCCCTATGTCACCATCCCGCTGGCCACCGGGATCGGAGTAGCCAGAAACGCAATCCTGACACGGGCCGCTCTTTGCCTTGTGGCCGTAGGCGGGGGATACGGCACCCTTTCAGAGATTGCCTTTGGACTTCAGTTTGAAAAAAGAGTGTTCGGCCTTTCAGGGGCGCCGAATATTCCGGGTATGTTCCCCTGCCGCAGCCCGAAAGAGGCTGCCGCCGGAATTGCCCGGGTGGTCTTGAATCTGCCCTAA
- a CDS encoding HAD-IIA family hydrolase: MRTDKRTYQKSFILDMDGVIYTGSELIPGAVDFVSRLKQKDFKFLFLTNNSYHTPKQLKGRLSEMGINVTEDCFYTSAMATASFLKTQKPMDCSAYVIGGQGIVEEFEKHEITVTSENPDYVVLAETEEYDYGKIIEATHLIREGAKFIATNSDLTGPSLRGPVPACGALVAPIEKVTGIAPYFLGKPNPAIMFWARKKMGVHSANCFMIGDRMDTDIIGGLESGMTTCLVLTGVTTRDDMSLFPYQPDYIFNNLGEIDPDAILSRRERVEKDL, encoded by the coding sequence ATGAGAACAGATAAAAGAACATATCAAAAATCGTTTATTCTTGACATGGATGGTGTCATCTACACGGGATCGGAATTGATTCCTGGTGCTGTGGATTTTGTGAGTCGTCTCAAACAGAAAGATTTCAAGTTTTTATTTTTGACCAATAATTCTTATCACACCCCCAAACAGCTCAAGGGCCGCCTTTCTGAAATGGGAATTAATGTAACAGAGGATTGTTTTTATACTTCGGCCATGGCTACGGCAAGTTTTCTAAAAACTCAGAAGCCAATGGATTGTTCAGCGTATGTTATCGGCGGACAGGGTATTGTTGAAGAATTTGAAAAACATGAAATAACAGTTACTTCCGAAAATCCGGATTATGTGGTGCTTGCGGAAACCGAGGAGTATGATTATGGAAAAATTATTGAAGCCACGCACCTGATCAGGGAAGGCGCAAAATTTATTGCAACCAATTCGGATTTGACCGGACCTAGTCTTCGGGGGCCGGTGCCGGCGTGTGGTGCCTTGGTTGCTCCCATCGAAAAAGTGACCGGAATCGCACCTTATTTTCTTGGGAAACCCAATCCCGCAATCATGTTCTGGGCCCGGAAAAAAATGGGAGTCCATTCAGCCAATTGCTTTATGATCGGTGATAGAATGGATACCGATATTATTGGAGGCCTGGAATCCGGAATGACTACCTGTCTCGTTCTGACAGGAGTAACCACCCGAGATGACATGAGCCTTTTTCCTTATCAGCCGGATTATATTTTTAACAATTTGGGTGAAATTGACCCTGATGCGATATTGTCTAGAAGGGAGCGGGTGGAAAAAGACTTGTAA
- a CDS encoding DUF1214 domain-containing protein: MKNTQGLKKNNDGSHTIYFAPNAPKGFKNNWVETIPGKSWFVILRMYSPLKPWIDQTWRPSEVERAP, encoded by the coding sequence ATGAAGAACACCCAAGGTCTAAAGAAAAATAACGATGGCTCCCACACCATTTACTTTGCCCCCAACGCGCCCAAAGGATTCAAGAACAATTGGGTAGAAACGATCCCCGGTAAAAGCTGGTTTGTAATTCTTAGAATGTATTCTCCGCTCAAGCCATGGATCGACCAAACATGGCGGCCCAGTGAAGTTGAACGGGCACCATAG
- a CDS encoding cytochrome c3 family protein, which translates to MKCKFCFTLFFASVLILFGGPVDAEEQQDCFHSSLHYTGEGMRYWYEAKDGFMAITGVPYDSLGCKNCHVKSCDDCHLKKTEDGCAYSTEQARSKEVCLKCHAREKATIKYDEVMACEGVHAQSGMGCMDCHSKREVHGDGKFYTSMRQDGAMDTACTNCHTEDAEEYPALPDTKSHTVHKGKLECNACHVQNTMTCYNCHFGVLAETKSKPQSFTKKVKDFLLLVKFKGKVTSGTIQTLVGKNNEPFVSYVPYLTHSIMSEGRKCEQCHATEAVKTLASSQRFTTAVFKDDKLEFYKGVIPAVPELLDWPFLEKKGDQWVPFEPKTKPLTQMALYAEPFTQDDLKKLAVEYKYEE; encoded by the coding sequence ATGAAGTGCAAATTTTGTTTTACCCTATTTTTTGCATCAGTCCTGATTCTGTTTGGTGGGCCTGTCGATGCCGAAGAGCAACAGGACTGCTTCCACTCAAGCTTACATTACACCGGTGAAGGAATGCGTTATTGGTATGAAGCCAAGGATGGCTTTATGGCGATTACCGGCGTGCCGTATGACAGCCTTGGGTGTAAAAATTGTCATGTAAAAAGTTGTGATGATTGTCACCTCAAAAAAACAGAAGACGGGTGTGCTTATTCAACCGAACAGGCCCGGTCAAAGGAAGTCTGTCTTAAATGCCATGCCCGTGAGAAAGCTACAATCAAGTATGATGAGGTGATGGCATGCGAAGGCGTCCATGCGCAAAGCGGCATGGGCTGCATGGATTGTCATAGCAAAAGAGAAGTTCACGGAGATGGAAAATTTTACACCAGTATGAGGCAAGACGGAGCAATGGATACGGCATGCACAAACTGTCACACAGAAGACGCGGAAGAGTATCCTGCGCTTCCCGACACGAAGTCCCATACCGTCCATAAAGGCAAATTGGAATGCAACGCTTGTCATGTACAGAACACCATGACATGTTATAATTGTCACTTCGGCGTACTTGCTGAAACAAAATCCAAGCCCCAAAGCTTTACAAAGAAAGTCAAAGACTTTTTGCTTTTAGTAAAATTCAAAGGAAAAGTCACAAGCGGAACCATTCAAACTTTAGTTGGAAAAAACAACGAACCGTTTGTCTCTTACGTTCCTTATTTGACCCATTCAATTATGAGCGAAGGCAGAAAATGTGAGCAATGCCACGCCACGGAAGCGGTCAAAACGCTTGCGTCATCCCAAAGGTTTACCACGGCCGTATTTAAGGACGACAAACTTGAATTTTACAAGGGGGTGATTCCTGCCGTTCCAGAGCTTTTGGATTGGCCGTTTCTGGAAAAGAAAGGGGACCAGTGGGTTCCTTTCGAACCAAAGACAAAACCTCTCACCCAGATGGCGCTTTATGCAGAACCCTTTACACAGGATGATTTGAAAAAATTGGCAGTTGAATACAAATACGAAGAATAG
- the fabG gene encoding 3-oxoacyl-ACP reductase FabG, with amino-acid sequence MSPKIDTKTAVITGASRGIGRAIAIELARQGYYTFINYHSDKDGAGQTLEQVQAAGSQGEIMQFDVADRKQSKTAIDNIVDRCETIDVLVNNAGIVDDGLFIMMKEESWDKVIRTSLGGFYNMTKPILKRMVRQKRGAVVSIASVSGLTGNPGQANYSAAKAGLIGASRSIACEVARLGIRINVVAPGLIETDMTKDLPTTNIKTMIPMARVGRPEEVAQVVKFLCSDDASYVTGQVISVNGGMF; translated from the coding sequence ATGTCCCCAAAAATAGATACAAAAACCGCCGTCATCACAGGGGCAAGCCGGGGGATCGGCCGGGCCATCGCCATTGAACTTGCAAGGCAGGGGTACTATACGTTTATAAATTACCACTCGGACAAAGACGGCGCCGGCCAGACACTTGAACAGGTCCAGGCCGCCGGTTCCCAAGGGGAAATCATGCAGTTTGATGTGGCGGACAGAAAGCAGTCCAAAACCGCAATTGACAATATCGTGGACCGCTGCGAAACCATTGATGTGCTGGTAAACAATGCAGGTATTGTGGATGACGGTCTGTTTATCATGATGAAGGAAGAAAGCTGGGACAAGGTTATCCGAACCAGTCTTGGCGGATTTTACAATATGACAAAACCGATCCTGAAAAGGATGGTTCGCCAAAAACGGGGGGCTGTTGTTTCCATCGCGTCTGTGTCCGGCCTGACAGGCAACCCGGGACAGGCCAATTACAGTGCGGCCAAAGCAGGACTCATTGGTGCCAGCCGCAGCATCGCATGCGAAGTGGCACGGCTTGGCATTCGAATCAATGTGGTGGCACCAGGACTCATCGAAACTGATATGACCAAGGATTTACCCACGACCAATATAAAAACCATGATTCCCATGGCGCGGGTGGGCCGGCCCGAGGAAGTCGCACAGGTGGTTAAATTTCTGTGTTCAGATGACGCATCCTATGTCACCGGCCAGGTGATTTCAGTCAACGGCGGCATGTTCTAA
- a CDS encoding SufD family Fe-S cluster assembly protein — MLNAIDKNLLKAVADLDGIPKGVFNIRKNGKLLSREVSGNINIESNEDGTGIVVTVKPGVINESVHIPVILSQAGLHDVVYNTFIIGEGADVTIVAGCGIHCAGSENEGHEGIHEFRVGKNATIRYQEKHVATGEGKGKRTLNPTTKVYLDENAVVEMELTQIGGVDEAKRVNEAELERGSALIVTERILTEGHQVAVSENNIVLKGDDSKTNLVSRSVIKGDSKQDFYANVEARAKSFGHIECDAIIMDNGVNETVPALRALHPDAQLTHEASIGKIANDQLIKLMSLGLTYDDAVDRIIRGFLK; from the coding sequence ATGCTCAATGCTATAGATAAAAATTTATTAAAGGCAGTGGCGGATCTGGATGGCATCCCCAAAGGCGTATTCAATATCCGAAAAAACGGAAAACTTTTATCACGTGAGGTGTCAGGCAATATCAACATTGAATCCAATGAAGACGGCACCGGTATTGTGGTAACCGTCAAGCCGGGTGTAATCAATGAATCGGTACATATCCCGGTGATACTCAGCCAGGCCGGCCTGCATGACGTGGTGTACAACACCTTTATTATTGGGGAAGGCGCAGATGTCACAATCGTTGCCGGGTGCGGCATCCATTGTGCAGGCAGCGAGAATGAAGGCCACGAAGGCATCCATGAATTCCGGGTGGGTAAAAACGCCACGATCCGCTATCAGGAAAAACACGTTGCCACAGGTGAGGGAAAAGGCAAACGAACCCTGAACCCCACCACAAAGGTATATCTGGACGAAAACGCCGTGGTCGAGATGGAACTGACCCAGATCGGCGGCGTGGACGAGGCAAAGCGGGTGAATGAAGCGGAATTGGAAAGAGGCAGCGCCCTTATTGTCACCGAACGTATCTTGACGGAGGGGCACCAAGTCGCTGTCTCGGAAAACAATATTGTTCTCAAGGGTGATGACAGCAAGACCAACCTGGTATCCCGGTCCGTGATTAAAGGGGACTCCAAACAGGATTTCTACGCCAACGTGGAAGCACGGGCCAAAAGCTTTGGCCATATCGAATGTGACGCCATCATTATGGACAACGGCGTGAATGAGACCGTACCGGCCTTACGTGCCTTGCATCCGGACGCACAGTTGACCCATGAAGCGTCCATCGGGAAAATTGCCAATGATCAACTGATCAAACTGATGAGCTTAGGGCTTACTTACGATGACGCTGTGGACAGAATTATCCGGGGATTTCTGAAGTAA
- a CDS encoding ATP-binding cassette domain-containing protein has protein sequence MLELKDIYFTVPDEEGGNGLAEKTILNDISFTFEKGKFYGITGPNGGGKSTLAKTIMGINKVTHGNIIYNGKEITDMSITDRAREGIAYGFQHSARFKGVTFRDLLAIAAGTDDEGKLMDILARVGFCSLDFLDKPVDSKLSGGEIKKIELATTIARHPSLAIYDEPDTGIDLWTIDPMVELIKRQITDYGTTTIVVSHNKAFLEAADCLLLIKQGQIAYTGDLEGAMPLLSDLSVCGYADVCEGDIDAQCYR, from the coding sequence ATGCTGGAACTTAAAGATATATATTTTACCGTACCCGACGAAGAGGGAGGAAACGGACTTGCCGAAAAAACGATTCTTAACGATATCAGCTTTACCTTTGAAAAAGGTAAGTTTTACGGCATTACCGGTCCCAACGGCGGCGGAAAGAGCACCCTGGCAAAAACGATCATGGGAATTAACAAAGTCACCCATGGCAACATTATATACAATGGCAAAGAGATCACGGACATGAGCATCACCGATCGGGCCAGAGAAGGGATCGCTTATGGATTTCAGCACTCGGCTCGCTTTAAAGGGGTGACGTTCAGGGATCTTCTGGCCATTGCCGCCGGCACCGATGACGAAGGAAAACTGATGGATATCCTGGCCCGGGTGGGTTTCTGCTCCCTGGATTTTCTTGACAAACCTGTGGATTCCAAGCTTTCCGGCGGCGAAATAAAAAAGATCGAACTTGCCACCACCATTGCCCGGCATCCGAGTCTGGCGATATATGATGAACCCGACACGGGCATAGATCTTTGGACCATAGATCCCATGGTTGAACTGATAAAACGACAGATCACGGACTATGGGACAACCACCATTGTCGTCAGTCATAACAAGGCGTTTCTTGAAGCAGCAGACTGCCTGCTGCTCATAAAACAAGGTCAGATTGCATATACCGGTGATCTGGAAGGCGCCATGCCGCTGCTAAGCGATTTAAGTGTTTGCGGATACGCAGACGTATGTGAAGGAGATATCGATGCTCAATGCTATAGATAA
- a CDS encoding FmdE family protein, with translation MKRSFVIFSTALIFVFTAVQGFAAMPTITPVIEKAMNTLKVTKADPNFLVLTNATAVITDGKSSLPILEQVQEATGAMVGKGNLLFFQRPRNAPLRIMLFKKSDRNAVIISANQSKWAVDILDFTLKTVSNPDFWKDATDKYVAGRDLFSLATLGNAWAEEAPYDFLKSAELHNHICPGLTSGYLMAHFILDHYPLEKGQKYTIISSPVWCKEDAFQVVMDQTPGKRGLVVKPLSEKQKENISIPNPAGMVLIWDEKQKTGKGVALSFDFNTLKGLYPKDTPKAASILYTAPYLSSPDKFVSTAKEFDIDETMFNAIREAGSNPWESAGLTTP, from the coding sequence ATGAAACGTTCTTTTGTTATCTTCTCTACAGCTTTGATCTTTGTTTTTACCGCAGTCCAGGGCTTTGCGGCAATGCCGACCATCACCCCTGTGATTGAAAAGGCCATGAACACCCTGAAGGTCACCAAGGCAGATCCGAATTTTCTGGTACTGACCAACGCAACGGCCGTCATAACGGACGGAAAATCAAGTCTGCCCATTCTGGAACAGGTTCAGGAGGCCACCGGTGCCATGGTGGGAAAGGGCAATCTGCTCTTTTTCCAGCGGCCCCGGAATGCACCTTTGCGCATCATGCTCTTCAAAAAATCAGACAGAAATGCTGTGATCATCAGCGCAAACCAATCAAAATGGGCTGTGGACATCCTTGATTTTACCCTCAAAACCGTTTCAAACCCCGATTTCTGGAAGGATGCCACGGATAAATATGTGGCAGGCAGAGATCTTTTCTCCCTGGCCACCCTGGGAAATGCCTGGGCCGAAGAGGCACCCTATGACTTTCTGAAATCCGCGGAACTTCACAACCACATCTGCCCCGGCCTGACGTCGGGCTATCTTATGGCCCATTTTATCCTGGATCACTATCCTCTGGAAAAAGGCCAAAAATACACGATCATCAGCAGTCCGGTCTGGTGCAAGGAAGACGCCTTTCAAGTGGTCATGGACCAGACCCCGGGCAAAAGAGGCCTGGTGGTGAAACCCCTGTCCGAAAAACAGAAAGAAAACATCTCCATCCCCAATCCGGCAGGCATGGTCCTGATCTGGGATGAAAAACAGAAAACAGGCAAAGGGGTTGCACTGAGCTTTGATTTTAACACGCTCAAAGGGCTCTATCCAAAGGATACGCCCAAAGCTGCATCTATTTTGTATACCGCCCCATATCTGTCATCACCTGACAAATTTGTATCTACGGCAAAAGAATTTGATATAGATGAAACCATGTTCAACGCCATACGCGAAGCCGGCAGCAACCCATGGGAGTCGGCAGGCCTGACAACGCCTTAA
- a CDS encoding ABC transporter ATP-binding protein, with translation MTIEPLLQINDLCLEYRQNDLTIPVLDRVSLSLSPGETLGLIGESGCGKTSLAMAVMGLAKSARVTGDIRFNGIDLTGLKDKEFAKFRWNRIALVFQNSQEVFNPVITVGEQVAETLIRHLGLDRAAASQQTANLFKQVGLKPVWQNTYAHQLSGGMRQRVLIAMAVACSPDLLIVDEPFTALDAAAASAMADLILTLQQHLGFAMILISHAMPAVARMTENVVTLYAGQVIETGPTQTVLADPCHPYTRGLINACPEFYGYKDLWGIAGTPPSPGSVSGCPFCPRCVQHGPDCSTRRPALVEAGKNRLVACHKGGITTVLEAQGLEKTFDLNGTAVRAVQQVDIRVKFGEVVALVGPSGSGKSTLAHLLVTLEIPDKGRVIFQGAPLTDNRAGSCMHGMQLVFQDPAQAVSPKLTVLEAVREPLDIMRWKTRQERNEKALAALPLVHLSRDTGFLNQPCHALSGGQRQRVSVARALVTDPVLLIADEITAMLDPSAQAHLLRMLKGLQHKKGFSMLFISHDIHLTRKIADRAYVLDQGKIVAKGAGYEVFKSADSSEITFKTGDHLHDSGQSLETYAPGTPGELTPPFTGKETFA, from the coding sequence TTGACGATTGAACCGCTTCTGCAAATCAATGATCTATGCCTTGAATACAGGCAGAACGACTTGACAATCCCGGTTCTGGACCGGGTCAGTCTCTCCCTGTCCCCGGGTGAAACCCTGGGACTGATCGGGGAATCCGGGTGCGGCAAAACCAGCCTTGCCATGGCGGTCATGGGCCTTGCCAAGTCCGCCCGGGTCACAGGCGATATCCGCTTCAACGGCATTGATCTGACCGGACTGAAAGACAAGGAGTTTGCGAAGTTCCGCTGGAACCGCATTGCCCTGGTTTTCCAGAACAGTCAGGAGGTCTTTAATCCGGTTATTACGGTAGGTGAACAGGTGGCCGAGACCCTGATCCGTCACCTGGGTCTTGATCGGGCTGCAGCCAGTCAACAGACAGCCAATCTCTTTAAGCAGGTCGGCCTGAAGCCGGTTTGGCAAAATACATACGCCCATCAGCTTTCGGGCGGCATGCGCCAGCGGGTACTCATTGCCATGGCCGTTGCCTGCAGTCCGGATCTGCTCATCGTGGACGAACCCTTCACTGCTCTGGATGCAGCCGCCGCATCTGCCATGGCGGATCTGATTCTTACACTCCAGCAGCACCTGGGGTTTGCCATGATTCTGATCTCCCACGCCATGCCGGCCGTTGCCCGGATGACCGAAAATGTTGTCACCCTGTATGCGGGCCAGGTTATTGAAACCGGCCCCACCCAGACAGTGCTGGCCGACCCCTGCCACCCCTATACCCGGGGGCTGATTAATGCCTGCCCTGAATTTTACGGCTACAAAGATCTTTGGGGGATTGCCGGCACCCCGCCATCCCCCGGCAGCGTGTCCGGCTGCCCCTTTTGTCCGCGCTGTGTCCAGCACGGCCCGGATTGCAGCACCCGTCGGCCGGCCCTTGTTGAAGCAGGAAAAAACAGGCTGGTAGCCTGCCATAAAGGCGGAATCACCACGGTGCTGGAGGCCCAAGGACTTGAAAAAACCTTTGACCTGAACGGCACTGCCGTCAGGGCGGTTCAACAGGTGGATATCAGGGTCAAATTCGGAGAGGTCGTGGCGCTTGTGGGTCCTTCGGGCTCAGGCAAATCCACCCTGGCCCATCTGCTCGTAACCCTGGAGATACCGGATAAAGGCCGGGTGATCTTCCAGGGAGCGCCCTTGACGGACAACCGTGCCGGCTCATGCATGCACGGCATGCAGCTAGTATTCCAGGACCCAGCCCAGGCCGTAAGCCCTAAACTGACGGTTCTGGAGGCTGTCCGGGAGCCGTTGGACATCATGAGGTGGAAAACCCGACAGGAGAGAAATGAAAAGGCCCTTGCCGCCCTGCCCCTTGTACACCTGTCCCGGGATACAGGGTTTCTGAACCAGCCATGCCATGCCTTAAGCGGGGGACAACGCCAGCGTGTCAGTGTAGCAAGAGCCCTGGTGACCGATCCTGTGCTGCTCATCGCCGATGAAATCACCGCCATGCTGGACCCGTCCGCCCAGGCCCATCTACTGCGCATGCTTAAGGGCCTTCAGCATAAAAAAGGCTTTTCCATGCTGTTTATTTCCCATGATATTCACCTGACGCGGAAAATTGCCGACCGGGCCTATGTGCTTGACCAGGGAAAAATTGTGGCCAAAGGTGCCGGATATGAGGTGTTTAAATCAGCAGATTCATCTGAAATTACATTTAAAACCGGGGATCATTTACATGATTCCGGCCAATCCCTTGAAACATATGCCCCCGGAACTCCCGGGGAACTCACCCCACCATTTACAGGAAAGGAAACATTCGCATGA
- a CDS encoding ABC transporter permease, whose protein sequence is MFTSLPTILSRMTPAGRAGAFILGAVIFLALAAPLVCSHSHQQMSGPALIPPGPEHIMGTDELGVDLWAQICHGARISLIIGLGTALAAGLGGGIAGIVSGYAGGLTDMIIMRMVDVLLVLPDLPVMIVLAAFFGPSLLSIVLVLFCFSWVHTARIVRSRVLALKQRQYIRAAELNGASAFYLIRRHFLPEVFPLAAVSMIRLTGRAIVAEAGLSFLGLGDPASGSWGLILHHATSFPGIYYTRFWQWWLMFPWLALTLMVVSLALVSRDMEKIADPRLEKRN, encoded by the coding sequence ATGTTTACTTCCCTGCCGACGATTCTTTCCCGGATGACCCCTGCGGGTCGAGCCGGCGCCTTTATTCTGGGTGCCGTCATCTTCCTGGCCCTGGCAGCGCCCCTGGTCTGTTCCCATTCCCACCAACAGATGTCAGGCCCGGCTCTAATTCCCCCGGGCCCGGAACATATCATGGGGACGGATGAACTGGGGGTGGACCTGTGGGCTCAGATCTGCCACGGGGCCAGGATCAGCCTGATTATCGGGCTTGGCACAGCACTGGCCGCAGGGTTGGGCGGCGGCATTGCAGGGATTGTGTCCGGATATGCCGGCGGGCTTACCGACATGATCATCATGCGCATGGTGGATGTCTTGCTGGTGCTGCCGGATCTCCCGGTGATGATTGTGTTGGCCGCCTTTTTCGGGCCCAGTCTGCTGTCCATTGTCCTGGTGCTATTCTGTTTTTCCTGGGTTCACACGGCAAGAATTGTCCGATCCAGGGTGCTGGCCTTGAAACAGCGGCAGTACATCCGGGCCGCCGAGTTGAACGGCGCATCTGCATTTTACCTGATCCGCCGCCATTTTCTGCCCGAGGTGTTTCCCCTTGCCGCCGTGAGCATGATCCGGCTCACCGGCCGAGCCATTGTGGCCGAGGCAGGGCTCTCCTTTTTAGGACTGGGTGATCCCGCCTCCGGATCATGGGGCCTGATCCTTCATCATGCCACCTCTTTTCCCGGCATTTATTACACCCGGTTCTGGCAGTGGTGGCTGATGTTCCCCTGGCTTGCCCTCACCCTGATGGTGGTCAGCCTAGCCCTGGTCAGCCGGGACATGGAAAAAATTGCAGATCCCAGGCTGGAAAAAAGGAATTGA
- a CDS encoding ABC transporter permease — MKGNRTAGTTSGQVASYLVTVWVIITLNFLLPRMMPGDPFVHISGDEGEDLPEFTEAQKAYYMKQYGFDDPLPVQYARYLVKLAHGDLGESVYFNSAVAEILARRLPWTLGLVTAAVAFSTVIGTFLGVVSAAFRHQWTDRLLFVGLILISEIPAFLMGLVILFIFAAALDLFPLSGTMSHFTGRMTVMEKVGDIAKHAALPVATLTLARLGGIYLLARNSLLTVLEKDFMVTARAKGLTKIKIFWRHALRNALLPIVTRVFMSLGALVGGAILVENVFNYPGLGKLMREAVMVQDYPLIQGIFLLVTLAVLSTNFMADLVYRRLDPRVGEKMPIKGQRIVKA; from the coding sequence ATGAAAGGAAATAGAACCGCCGGAACGACATCCGGCCAAGTGGCTTCATACCTGGTGACGGTGTGGGTGATCATTACCCTGAATTTCCTTTTGCCGCGGATGATGCCCGGAGACCCTTTTGTGCATATATCCGGGGATGAAGGTGAGGACCTGCCGGAATTCACCGAAGCCCAAAAAGCGTATTATATGAAACAATACGGATTTGACGATCCCCTGCCTGTCCAGTATGCTCGGTATCTGGTAAAGCTTGCCCACGGGGACCTTGGGGAGTCGGTTTATTTCAACAGCGCAGTGGCAGAGATTTTGGCCCGGAGGCTGCCCTGGACCCTGGGCCTTGTGACCGCAGCCGTAGCATTTTCCACTGTCATCGGCACATTCCTGGGCGTGGTGTCGGCGGCATTCCGCCACCAGTGGACCGACCGGCTTTTATTCGTCGGGCTGATCCTTATTTCCGAGATTCCGGCCTTCCTCATGGGGCTGGTAATTCTTTTTATATTTGCTGCAGCCCTGGACCTTTTTCCCCTCTCCGGGACCATGTCCCATTTCACCGGCCGGATGACGGTCATGGAGAAAGTGGGCGACATTGCAAAACATGCGGCCCTACCCGTGGCAACGCTGACCCTGGCCCGTCTGGGCGGCATTTATCTTCTGGCCAGAAACAGCCTTTTGACAGTACTGGAAAAGGATTTTATGGTCACGGCCCGGGCCAAGGGGCTGACAAAAATCAAGATATTTTGGCGCCATGCCCTGCGCAACGCCCTGCTCCCCATTGTCACCCGGGTATTTATGAGCCTTGGGGCGCTTGTGGGCGGGGCTATCCTGGTGGAAAACGTGTTCAACTATCCGGGACTCGGCAAGCTGATGCGTGAAGCGGTCATGGTCCAGGACTATCCTTTGATCCAGGGCATATTCCTTCTGGTGACCCTGGCGGTCCTGTCCACCAATTTTATGGCAGACCTTGTGTACCGGCGGCTGGATCCCAGGGTGGGTGAAAAAATGCCGATCAAGGGGCAAAGGATAGTCAAGGCATAA